A window of Haliscomenobacter hydrossis DSM 1100 contains these coding sequences:
- a CDS encoding 1-acyl-sn-glycerol-3-phosphate acyltransferase, whose protein sequence is MQETPFRLEPFRDDEIEAAIDELFSYPGFLDGMKLFLPEPLLQHILQAKEEIHTAADFQTKIVAPFLKVIQKASISELSASGFEHLNPNERYLFISNHRDIVLDSAFLNMVLFENGFDTSQIAIGDNLMMHRISELLFRINKSFVVKRTGTPRELYGYSMQLSTYIHDLINNKIASVWIAQREGRAKDGNDRTQVGLLTMLGLSGKKHLVQHFQKLNIVPVSISYEYDPCGLLKTQEYLNKLADPDFKKNFQQDVEYMLLGIKGQKGRVHFHFGEVLNDTLEELKEESNSKKQLETLAEMIDKSVHLHYELRPVNYIAYDLLNESRTYIQHYTLEELEWHTHFFEDQIKLLKNDADDDAGRKYLLEMYANPLINANSYV, encoded by the coding sequence ATGCAAGAAACACCTTTTCGCCTGGAACCCTTCCGCGATGATGAAATTGAAGCCGCCATTGATGAGTTGTTCAGTTACCCCGGTTTTCTGGATGGCATGAAACTCTTTCTGCCTGAGCCCTTGCTGCAACACATTCTACAAGCGAAAGAAGAGATCCACACCGCTGCGGATTTTCAAACCAAAATTGTCGCACCTTTTCTCAAAGTCATCCAAAAAGCCAGCATTTCCGAGCTCAGTGCCAGCGGATTTGAACACCTCAACCCCAATGAGCGTTACCTGTTCATTTCCAATCACCGCGACATCGTGCTGGATTCCGCATTTTTGAACATGGTTTTGTTCGAAAATGGTTTTGACACCAGCCAAATTGCCATCGGTGATAACTTGATGATGCACCGCATCTCGGAGTTGTTGTTCCGCATCAACAAAAGTTTTGTGGTGAAAAGAACCGGGACGCCCCGTGAACTCTATGGCTATTCCATGCAACTGTCCACGTACATCCACGACCTCATCAACAATAAAATTGCCTCGGTTTGGATTGCCCAGCGGGAAGGCCGAGCCAAAGATGGCAACGACCGCACCCAAGTGGGTTTGTTGACCATGTTGGGCTTGAGTGGCAAAAAACACCTGGTACAACATTTTCAAAAACTGAACATCGTTCCCGTATCGATTTCTTACGAATACGATCCCTGCGGCCTGCTCAAAACCCAGGAGTATCTCAATAAACTGGCTGACCCAGATTTCAAAAAGAATTTCCAACAGGATGTGGAATACATGCTCTTAGGCATCAAAGGACAAAAAGGACGAGTCCATTTTCACTTTGGGGAAGTACTCAACGATACTTTGGAAGAACTGAAGGAGGAAAGCAACAGCAAAAAACAATTGGAGACTTTGGCTGAGATGATTGACAAGTCTGTCCACTTACATTATGAATTGCGTCCGGTCAATTACATTGCTTATGATTTATTGAACGAGTCCAGAACCTACATTCAACATTATACGCTGGAAGAGTTGGAATGGCATACCCATTTCTTTGAGGATCAGATCAAGTTGTTGAAAAATGATGCTGATGATGATGCCGGAAGGAAGTACTTACTGGAGATGTACGCCAATCCGCTGATCAATGCGAATAGCTATGTTTAA
- a CDS encoding thioredoxin family protein has translation MRILVSSLFVLFLCGSCKYQIALSPPWQKTPHNGVVAFQTAAFQAKLDSARLNKRPVFLDFYTSWCGPCKLMDRETFTDQDVANLLNKEFISLKINAEKGEGIALAKAYDVEVYPTLVFIDKDGEVVKREGLHSAGKFIKAAKRAL, from the coding sequence ATGCGGATTCTTGTTTCCAGTTTATTCGTTTTGTTCCTTTGTGGAAGTTGCAAATACCAGATCGCCCTCAGCCCTCCCTGGCAAAAAACGCCCCACAATGGAGTGGTGGCTTTTCAGACGGCAGCATTTCAAGCTAAACTAGACAGTGCCCGGCTGAACAAACGTCCGGTTTTTCTTGATTTTTACACCTCCTGGTGTGGGCCCTGTAAGCTGATGGATCGTGAAACGTTTACAGATCAAGATGTAGCAAATTTACTCAATAAGGAGTTTATTTCCCTCAAAATTAATGCCGAAAAAGGAGAAGGAATAGCTTTGGCCAAAGCCTACGACGTGGAGGTTTATCCCACGCTGGTTTTTATCGACAAGGATGGAGAAGTGGTCAAAAGAGAGGGCTTGCATAGCGCAGGGAAGTTCATCAAAGCGGCCAAAAGGGCGTTGTGA